One part of the Pleuronectes platessa chromosome 2 unlocalized genomic scaffold, fPlePla1.1 SUPER_2_unloc_1, whole genome shotgun sequence genome encodes these proteins:
- the LOC128436275 gene encoding matrilin-4 — MYAVGVGKAVEEELREIASEPVEKHFYYTSDFTAISTIAENLKLNVCPEESQGEIEVKDPCACESLVEFQQATMSSLEQLTQKLAGMTARLEQLENQLLTRK; from the exons ATGTACGCTGTGGGCGTGGGgaaagctgtggaggaggagcttcgtGAGATCGCGTCCGAACCCGTGGAGAAACATTTCTATTACACCAGCGACTTCACGGCCATCAGCACCATCGCTGAGAACCTCAAGCTGAACGTCTGTCCAG aggagagTCAGGGGGAGATCGAGGTGAAGGACCCGTGTGCCTGTGAGAGTCTGGTGGAGTTCCAGCAGGCCACCATGAGCAGCCTGGAGCagctcacacagaaac TGGCTGGGATGACTGCTCgtctggagcagctggagaaccaGCTTCTCACCAGGAAGTGA